In Anopheles cruzii chromosome X, idAnoCruzAS_RS32_06, whole genome shotgun sequence, one genomic interval encodes:
- the LOC128277380 gene encoding trimeric intracellular cation channel type 1B.1 has product MDPEAFLDIANQVIKLKMFPYFDIAHSLLCALSVKEDLGVGAHAFSRKHPLACWLSTMLVVFAGGMVANGLLGEPILAPLKNTPQLLVATACWYIVFYTPFDIGYKVAKFLPVKVVASSMKEIYRAKKIHDGVTHAAKLYPNAFIIMILIGTLKGNGAGFTKLIERLIRGVWTPTAMEFLQPSFYTKASLIASIIFVLDKKTDLISAPHALVYFGIVIFLVYFKLSSILLGIHDPFVPFENLSCALLFGGIWDSLAKILGRGQAKEDTKDAKKSN; this is encoded by the exons ATGGATCCCGAGGCATTTCTCGATATCGCCAATCAGGTGATAAAACTGAAGATGTTTCCTTACTTCGACATCGCGCACAGCCTTCTGTGTGCCCTCTCGGTGAAGGAGGATCTTGGGGTCGGAGCGCATGCCTTTTCGCGGAAACATCCGCTTGCCTGCTGGCTGTCAACGATGCTTGTCGTTTTCGCGGGCGGCATGGTTGCTAACGGGCTGCTTGGTGAACCCATCCTGGCGCCACTGAAGAACACCCCTCAGCTGCTTGTCGCCACCGCCTGCTGGTACATCGTTTTTTATACTCCCTTCGACATTGGCTACAAGGTGGCAAAATTCTTGCCCGTCAAGGTGGTTGCTAGTTCAATGAAGGAAATTTATCGAGCAAAGAAG ATCCACGATGGTGTTACGCATGCTGCCAAACTATACCCGAACGcattcatcatcatgatccttATCGGCACGTTAAAGGGCAACGGGGCCGGCTTCACGAAGCTGATTGAACGATTGATTCGTGGTGTCTGGACGCCGACGGCCATGGAGTTCTTGCAACCAAGCTT CTACACCAAAGCATCGTTAATAGCTTCGATCATTTTTGTGCTGGACAAGAAGACGGACCTGATCTCAGCCCCGCACGCCCTCGTCTACTTCGGCATCGTTATCTTCCTCGTGTACTTCAAGCTGTCGTCAATTCTGCTCGGCATCCACGATCCGTTTGTGCCGTTCGAAAATCTGAGCTGCGCCTTGCTATTCGGTGGAATCTGGGACAGCTTGGCGAAAATTTTGGGACGCGGTCAGGCTAAGGAAGACACAAAAGATGCGAAAAAATCAAACTGA
- the LOC128267164 gene encoding uncharacterized protein LOC128267164, whose protein sequence is MGNSGSMNGLSGYDEGYHYHHQHQHHQYHQQQHQQQRYHDGAGTCSWMDSYKRDPPRGRSARDGGYQPDELQSGEGHWNTQLSSQHQQQQQQQQQQQFKVLPDVPGKVARLRSTNNGNILHAGGTISKSKQQLQRSKSISSPTYQQHQQRADEPGGAQLDVSLSSLPPVPSRMLLLTRSRTQLSMLDDGEQTTMRHLVSQSRTAAAATATAAAANKQQDYNHWKRFGSEPDLRVPKGQGNQGDRGSAGGAPGAGDTRTNTSVTQSKIMKGKGKKKAPVPPAPVEKRKSGKEAIGSQRIIAYSPLRKTNSDTSSALPPAIVGEGGGAGATSSSSRLRLFKTRAEAKKTPAAAKLPEASDAKFATKAVTGAAGGPKAAAAATVESVTLVEGPPHPRSFFRREKTFDIGLLTLEARKRQIQPTGATAGCGATARPTLSPPLTHRKSIVKTLLEQDGHTRHAGHRSPGVVESGKGKVAGGGARSHGTKGAKQQGEKSLAAAAQYLKAPKATNTLVIPVEPPLERERDVSTSVTPSPPPPPAAPPKASMYFGMGTVPNEAGPEAGPGSKQQPRQRQKSDAPVLSTSSYSYDDARTHDEGGENEPEGEEVEPRVVGSMYQQHDQHHSIESLADSDPDDESRQKNRHDPTEAAEHARHEEEEGAVVVASIDEIDRTQMDIIDRFAASLLHESRRFHSTDSMASSEADLRTLSVLSPHDCDPEGQEIALCLRPTLPRKQFDIPRFSPAAAWRLLTTDDEFGRDTNGGGGAGGAGEGGVGEDAADSDEAGPVGKGAGRDHGPFLCGGDLHALDAASEDRIERVYREPVPGLQDNKSGDSGISGDAGLLDIGRDEPKGTLGGVNEEHHRCHGGWLSNGLRPTAWTPQQDLEDDDDTTTGSSTGGDGYRHQQHHPHHHPLPQHQQQQEQQENDARHGLGAENEFASKGHLFSLSLPRENHLSIYTGGSIDDKVEKHVFNSLQKLHKSVSDAFKSDDDVGGAIDSNNNWFLGRLTTKPGSVPPAHAHEKRQLAHPSGLTPLAGDSGLRLRSFSPENLTATATMLHGPISDVSRGKITSSISYLVSGRHMMYLPKEPTRLLIQPGADRLAKHNHNNNSRIAADTQRAGVCPPNLPSYHHQQQQQAKLSSAKVSGQPVGDRHGGRGCKVSPSGGPGAPGDEDSRKQREDKENLQDPVPVAAAAAATKLLLEPSFPVKLSNRRNHRFTFQSTIRQIEKRRVAEKLSREAEIKEAMRLSELEAMQRVEEEFQKKRAREKASIRHQLRLFSMEDQQDTDYGVDQHHQPEEVGMLEVTQQLENKRLEADLDSLPHQTGLYRKREFSPIERQLQCYKRPNGGGGTEGTMYPFLRQQDDQDDQHQDQQLGTLQRQQHQQQQVLNGDYRENGFVGEDNDNGDSGSSLGYVDTRTPYISRIIQAKSSKSFALRK, encoded by the exons ATGGGCAACTCCGGCAGCATGAACGGCCTATCGGGGTACGACGAGGGataccactaccaccaccagcaccagcaccaccagtac caccagcagcagcaccagcaacagcgcTACCACGATGGAGCAGGGACGTGCTCCTGGATGGATTCGTACAAGCGCGATCCACCGCGCGGCCGATCGGCCCGTGACGGCGGTTACCAGCCAGATGAACTCCAGTCCGGCGAGGGCCACTGGAACACCCAGCTCAGctcgcagcaccagcaacagcagcagcaacagcaacaacagcagttcAAGGTCCTGCCAGACGTACCGGGCAAGGTGGCCCGGCTGCGCTCGACCAACAACGGCAACATCCTGCACGCCGGTGGCACGATCAGCAAGAGCaaacagcagctgcagcgcTCGAAGAGCATCTCGTCGCCGACCtaccaacagcaccagcagcgggccGACGAGCCGGGCGGGGCCCAGCTGGATGTGTCCCTCAGCTCGCTGCCGCCAGTGCCAtcccggatgctgctgctgacgcgCTCCCGCACCCAGCTCAGCATGCTGGACGATGGCGAGCAAACGACGATGCGCCACCTGGTGTCGCAGtcgcgcaccgccgccgccgccaccgctactgccgccgccgccaacaaaCAGCAGGACTACAACCACTGGAAACGGTTCGGCTCCGAGCCGGATCTGCGCGTGCCGAAGGGCCAGGGCAACCAGGGTGACCGGGGGTCAGCCGgtggggcgcctggtgctggtgataCCCGCACCAACACGTCGGTGACCCAGTCGAAGATTATGAAGGGTAAAGGCAAGAAGAAGGCTCCggtaccaccggcaccggtagaAAAG CGCAAGTCGGGCAAGGAAGCGATCGGTAGCCAGCGCATCATCGCGTACTCGCCGCTCCGCAAGACCAACTCCGACACCTCGTCGGCGCTACCAccggccatcgtcggcgaAGGTGGCGGTGCgggggccaccagcagcagcagcaggctgcgTCTGTTCAAGACCCGGGCCGAGGCGAAGAAAACTCCCGCCGCGGCGAAGCTTCCGGAGGCATCGGACGCCAAGTTTGCGACCAAAGCGGTGACTGGGGCGGCGGGAGGCCcaaaggcggcggcggcggcgacggtggaaaGTGTGACGCTCGTGGAAGGACCGCCCCATCCGCGGTCCTTCTTTCGGCGGGAGAAAACGTTCGACATCGGCCTGCTGACGCTCGAGGCCCGCAAGCGGCAGATTCAGCCGACCGGTGCCACCGCTGGGTGCGGTGCCACCGCAAGACCCACGTTGTCGCCACCCCTGACGCACCGTAAATCGATCGTGAAAACGCTGCTGGAGCAGGATGGACACACGAGACACGCTGGCCACCGCTCTCCGGGAGTGGTGGAGTCCGGTAAGGGCAAGGTCGCAGGTGGCGGCGCAAGGTCGCACGGCACGAAAGGAGCAAAGCAGCAGGGGGAAAAAAGCCTAGCAGCAGCGGCCCAGTACTTAAAGGCGCCGAAGGCGACCAACACGCTGGTGATCCCGGTCGAACCGCCGTTGGAGCGCGAGCGCGACGTGTCAACCTCGGTGACtccgtcgccaccaccaccaccagcagcaccaccgaaagCTAGTATGTACTTCGGAATGGGAACGGTACCGAACGAAGCGGGACCGGAAGCGGGCCCCGGGTCGAAGCAGCAACCGAGACAGCGGCAAAAGAGTGACGCGCCCGTACTGTCCACGTCCAGTTACAGTTACGACGACGCTAGGACCCACGACGAGGGAGGGGAGAACGAGCCAGAGGGGGAAGAGGTGGAACCACGGGTGGTCGGGTCGATGTACCAGCAGCACGATCAGCACCACTCGATCGAATCGCTCGCCGACAGCGATCCGGACGATGAGAGCCGGCAGAAGAACCGGCACGACCCGACGGAAGCAGCGGAGCACGCCCGgcacgaggaggaggagggtgcggtggtggtggcgtccaTCGACGAGATCGATCGCACGCAGATGGacatcatcgatcggtttgcGGCGAGCCTTTTGCACGAGTCGAGGCGCTTCCACTCCACCGACTCGATGGCCTCGTCCGAGGCCGACCTGCGTACGCTGAGCGTCCTATCACCGCACGATTGCGACCCGGAAGGGCAAGAGATTGCGCTCTGCCTCCGCCCGACGCTACCCCGCAAACAGTTCGACATTCCGCGCTTCAGtccggccgccgcctggcGGTTGctgacgaccgacgacgagttTGGCCGCGAcacgaacggcggcggcggtgcgggGGGTGCCGGCGAGGGTGGCGTTGGTGAGGATGCCGCTGATTCGGACGAGGCTGGCCCGGTGGGAAAGGGGGCGGGAAGGGACCATGGGCCGTTCCTGTGCGGGGGCGACCTGCACGCCCTGGACGCCGCCTCGGAGGACCGGATCGAGCGGGTGTACCgggagccggtgccggggctgCAGGACAACAAGAGCGGTGACAGTGGCATCTCGGGCGATGCCGGGCTGCTCGACATTGGGCGGGACGAGCCGAAGGGCACGCTGGGCGGTGTCAACGAGGAGCACCACCGCTGCCACGGTGGCTGGTTGTCGAACGGGCTCAGGCCAACCGCCTGGACACCACAGCAGGATctggaggacgacgatgacactacgacgggcagcagcaccggtggaGACGGGTACCGCCATCAGCAAcaccatccgcaccaccacccgctgccgcagcaccagcagcagcaggagcagcaggagaaCGACGCGCGGCACGGGCTCGGTGCGGAGAACGAGTTCGCCAGCAAGGGCCACCTGTTCAGTCTCTCGTTGCCACGGGAGAACCATTTGTCCATCTACACCGGCGGTTCCATAGACGACAAG GTCGAGAAACACGTGTTCAACAGTCTGCAAAAGTTGCACAAGTCGGTGTCGGACGCGTTCaagagcgacgacgacgtcggtggCGCTATCgatagcaacaacaactggTTTCTGGGCCGACTGACGACCAAACCGGGCTCGGTGCCGCCCGCCCATGCCCACGAGAAACGGCAGCTGGCCCACCCGTCCGGACTGACCCCACTGGCCGGCGACTCCGGACTGCGGCTTCGGAGCTTCTCGCCGGAAAACCTAACCGCGACGGCAACCATGCTCCACGGGCCCATCTCGGACGTGTCGCGTGGCAAAATTACGAGCTCCATCAGCTACCTCGTGAGCGGCCGGCACATGATGTACCTGCCAAAGGAGCCGACGCGCCTGTTGATCCAGCCTGGCGCCGACCGGTTAGCGAAACacaatcacaacaacaacagtcgcaTCGCAGCCGACACGCAGCGCGCAGGTGTCTGCCCGCCGAATCTGCCCAGctaccatcaccagcagcagcagcaggccaagTTGTCCTCGGCGAAGGTCAGTGGACAGCCCGTGGGCGACCGGCACGGAGGCCGAGGCTGCAAGGTTTCGCCCAGTGGCGGCCCGGGTGCACCGGGGGACGAGGATAGCAGGAAGCAGCGCGAGGATAAGGAAAACCTGCAGGACCCGgtaccggtggcggcggcggcggcggcgaccaagctgctgctcgagcCCAGCTTCCCGGTGAAGCTGTCGAACAGGCGCAACCATCGGTTCACCTTCCAGAGCACGATCCGGCAGATAGAGAAGCGGCGTGTCGCGGAGAAGCTGTCGCGGGAGGCCGAAATTAAGGAAGCGATGCGACTGAGCGAGCTGGAAGCGATGCAGCGCGTCGAGGAGGAGTTCCAGAAGAAGCGGGCCCGGGAGAAGGCCTCGATACGCCACCAGCTGCGGCTGTTCTCGATGGAGGATCAACAGGACACGGACTACGGTGTagaccagcaccaccagccggaGGAAGTCGGAATGCTGGAAGTGACG cagcagctcgagaACAAACGTTTGGAGGCTGATCTAGACAGCCTACCGCACCAGACCGGACTGTACCGGAAGCGAGAGTTTAGCCCCATCGAACGGCAACTGCAATGCTATAAACGCcccaacggcggtggtggcaccgaAGGCACCATGTATCCATTCTTGCGCCAGCAGGACGACCAAGACGACCAGCACCAGGATCAGCAGCTGGGCACGTTGCAGCgccagcaacaccaacagcagcaggtaCTCAACGGTGATTATCGGGAAAACGGTTTCGTTGGGGAAGACAATGACAATGGTGACAGCGGCAGTAGCTTAGGGTACGTTGACACCCGCACGCCGTACATTTCGCGGATTATTCAGGCGAAAAGTAGCAAATCGTTCGCCTTAAGGAAGTGA
- the LOC128268761 gene encoding negative elongation factor D produces the protein MEEEYDDEAWGGRKTQPNEDGDGHEEPLENPKEVLKECLSTFSSTDYIMEPTIFALLKRYFQAGGTPEQVINQVSVNYTAVAQMANLLAEWLILAGVRVTDVQAMVENHLKDMILKTFDPKKADKIFTEEGDTPGWLTEMIEHHTWRSLIYRLAEEYPDCLMLNFTIKLISDAGFQSEITSISTAAQQIEVFSRVLKTAIAKFLSHPEDWQGAMEEVAKMVCHGQHTYVYSQVLIQVLSQEPKGGFIMKRLSQEITKYALKNNHNVTPITMALNGSSRHPQACEALTSMLSRNTLNPADITVLFRNYSSQEPPPIDLIRNPQFLDLLVDSLFKVGVKINQEHKSKYIYLLAYAASVCETSSKKGQGKGAASAVGIAGSTHRQTNKDELKATIGAIEKVHEICNVSRGSSELVGDISTLYNCIRFPVVGVGVIRWVENTVTEASYFKLCTESCPLHLALLDEVSCVHPSLRDQILRLLIKLFESKQDELEILVQLEMKKMLLDRMINLLACGCVVPVVKYISQCCIRGDTDISLIRYFVTEVLETITHPYSAEFVQLFLPMVENEEITGSMRGEGDNDPVSEFIVHCKAHYTTL, from the exons ATGGAGGAGGAATACGACGATGAGGCTTGGGGTGGTCGCAAAACTCAACCAAACGAAGAT GGAGATGGCCACGAAGAACCGCTTGAAAACCCGAAGGAGGTCCTCAAAGAGTGTCTGTCCACGTTCTCTAGCACAGACTATATCATGGAGCCGACGATATTCGCACTTCTGAAGCGCTATTTCCAAGCAGGGGGTACCCCTGAACAGGTCATCAATCAGGTATCTGTCAACTACACGGCGGTAGCACAGATGGCAAATCTGCTCGCTGAGTGGCTGATCCTGGCCGGCGTTCGCGTCACTGACGTACAGGCCATGGTGGAGAACCACCTGAAAGACATGATTCTCAAAACGTTCGATCCAAAGAAGGCGGATAAAATTTTCACCGAAGAGGGCGACACGCCCGGGTGGCTGACAGAGATGATTGAACACCATACATGGCGATCGCTCATTTACCGCCTGGCAGAGGAGTACCCGGATTGTCTAATGCTGAACTTTACCATCAAGCTCATTTCGGACGCCGGGTTTCAGAGCGAGATAACGTCCATCTCGACCGCAGCTCAGCAAATTGAGGTATTTTCGCGGGTTCTTAAAACGGCAATCGCCAAGTTTCTTAGCCATCCGGAGGACTGGCAGGGGGCAATGGAGGAAGTTGCCAAGATGGTTTGTCATGGGCAGCACACCTACGTCTACAGTCAGGTGTTGATACAGGTACTGTCGCAGGAACCGAAGGGTGGCTTCATAATGAAACGACTCTCACAGGAAATTACCAAGTACGCACTCAAAAA caaccATAACGTAACACCCATAACAATGGCGCTGAATGGTTCATCAAGGCACCCGCAAGCATGTGAAGCACTCACCTCAATGCTGTCCCGGAACACGTTAAACCCGGCCGATATAACGGTGTTGTTTAGAAACTACTCCTCCCAGGAGCCGCCCCCGATCGATCTGATACGCAATCCGCAGTTTCTTGACCTGCTCGTAGACTCATTGTTCAAGGTGGGCGTGAAAATCAATCAAGAACACAAGTCGAAGTATATCTATCTGCTCGCCTACGCAGCCAGTGTATGCGAAACTTCCAGCAAGAAAGGGCAAGGCAAGGGCGCAGCGTCCGCCGTGGGCATAGCGGGTTCGACACACCGACAAACCAACAAAGATGAACTAAAGGCGACAATCGGTGCCATTGAGAAAGTGCACGAGATTTGCAACGTGAGCCGCGGCTCGAGCGAACTGGTGGGCGACATCTCAACTCTATACAACTGCATCCGCTTTCCGGTGGTCGGCGTCGGTGTGATCCGTTGGGTAGAGAACACGGTGACGGAGGCGTCCTACTTTAAGCTGTGCACCGAAAGCTGCCCACTGCATCTGGCACTTCTAGATGAGGTGTCCTGTGTGCATCCATCGCTCCGCGATCAGATCCTTCGGCTGTTGATCAAGTTGTTCGAGTCAAAGCAGGACGAGCTAGAGATCCTGGTGCAGCTGGAGATGAAGAAGATGCTGCTCGACCGGATGATTAATTTGTTGgcgtgtggctgtgtggttccggtggtgaaGTACATTAGCCAGTGCTGCATACGGGGCGATACGGATATCTCGCTCATACGGTACTTTGTAACTGAGGTGCTGGAAACGATCACACATCCGTACTCGGCCGAGTTTGTGCAGCTGTTTTTGCCGATGGTCGAAAACGAGGAGATTACCGGCTCGATGCGTGGCGAAGGTGACAACGATCCCGTGTCCGAGTTCATCGTGCACTGCAAGGCGCATTACACGACCTTGtaa
- the LOC128268465 gene encoding tether containing UBX domain for GLUT4, whose amino-acid sequence MSTRSVTVLTVHGRRMTVKVEPGTTVLEILEKVCRKFNFSLEEYDLTHYNRVLDLSAMFRFSGLPNNATLEMTKAKRVRVETDVTIQLQCEDGDRRCGSFKPSFSLLEVLQTLCPERANAESRPLMIYMRREVFWPQLGETSLKSLGLTSGRAIIRLLQREPEDPHTQAHISAPLLQAKREALKADETTLQTIDCPKPELPKLPESAPVPVLKTDADCSATSSASVDASKNTGAESGVSSSTNQPQTNQQLGETNPTPVPAASLESPEMKLEVLGTRDAVLYHADTIVSDQSNAVDDSFFELTVPEVMQMYKQLQQQVKELEDAPLMLGEDRLRRGAKITETYASYRRTLIRVQFPDRYILQGVFWVNEKVSDVEEFVRSFLTDPTTPFYLYTTPPKQVLEPDSTMIAVRCIPKALLYFSGNCSPTDGGYLKSEFLSRLSNAAGASYMVKKFYLLPPESGGAETTVESILREEMQRAQEENQLKMDSQEAANVGKRMSNSDCPPSTSHQPGGASQLTEREAKLLKWMKK is encoded by the exons ATGAGCACAAGAAGTGTGACCGTTCTCACGGTGCATGGACGCCGGATGACTGTAAAAGTCGAACCGGGTACAACAGTTTTGGAG ATTTTGGAAAAGGTATGTcgaaagtttaatttttctcTCGAAGAGTACGACCTAACGCACTACAATCGGGTGCTGGACCTTTCGGCAATGTTTCGCTTCTCTGGTCTGCCCAACAATGCCACGCTCGAGATGACAAAAGCGAAGCGTGTTCGCGTTGAAACGGATGTGACGATTCAGCTGCAGTGTGAAGACGGAGACCGTCGGTGCGGTTCGTTTAAACCGTCGTTTTCGCTGCTGGAGGTGTTACAGACGCTGTGCCCCGAGCGGGCCAACGCAGAGTCTCGCCCGCTGATGATCTACATGCGGCGCGAAGTGTTCTGGCCACAGCTGGGGGAAACCTCACTTAAGAGTCTCGGGTTAACTAGTGGCAGAGCTATCATTCGACTACTGCAACGCGAACCGGAAGATCCCCATACGCAGGCCCACATCTCAGCACCGTTACTACAAGCGAAGCGTGAAGCCTTAAAGGCAGACGAAACAACGCTCCAGACGATCGATTGCCCGAAGCCCGAATTGCCCAAATTGCCCGAATCGGCTCCGGTACCGGTACTGAAAACGGATGCCGATTGTTCTGCAACGTCATCAGCATCCGTGGATGCTTCGAAAAATACTGGTGCCGAATCGGGGGTTTCCTCATCGACTAATCAACCGCAGACAAATCAACAGCTAGGTGAAACCAATCCGACACCTGTGCCAGCTGCTAGCCTGGAAAGTCCGGAAATGAAACTTGAGGTGCTGGGTACACGGGATGCAGTTTTGTATCATGCCGACACGATCGTGAGTGACCAATCGAATGCCGTGGATGATTCGTTTTTTGAGCTCACCGTCCCAGAAGTAATGCAGATGTAtaagcagctgcagcagcaagtgaAAGAGTTGGAAGACGCACCGCTGATGCTGGGAGAAGACCGTCTACGTCGCGGGGCAAAGATTACAGAAACATATGCATCCTACCGTAGAACGTTGATACGCGTGCAGTTTCCTGATCGTTATATTCTGCAAGGCGTGTTCTGGGTGAACGAAAAAGTTAGCGACGTTGAAGAGTTTGTGCGCAGTTTTCTTACCGATCCGACAACGCCCTTCTATCTCT ATACGACTCCGCCGAAACAGGTCCTTGAACCAGATTCAACAATGATTGCCGTACGTTGCATTCCGAAAGCGTTACTCTACTTCAGCGGCAATTGCTCGCCCACGGATGGGGGCTATCTGAAGAGTGAGTTTTTGAGCCGACTTTCTAACGCAGCAGGCGCATCCTACATGGTGAAGAAATTCTACCTGCTGCCACCGGAGAGTGGGGGTGCAGAAACAACCGTGGAATCAATATTGAGAGAAGAGATGCAAAGAGCGCAAGAAGAGAATCAACTGAAGATGGACTCGCAGGAGGCGGCGAATGTCGGAAAACGGATGTCGAATAGCGATTGTCCACCATCCACAAGCCACCAGCCAGGTGGAGCCAGTCAACTCACTGAGCGTGAGGCGAAACTGCTAAAATGGATGAAGAAGTAG